One Fibrobacter sp. UWB13 DNA window includes the following coding sequences:
- a CDS encoding FISUMP domain-containing protein, whose protein sequence is MHIAYNAFKKAFFSLCLTLPFYIAACGDDSDNNSTAIIEDDEEDNLGGETFKDTTITSNQFNSNAGVVNIIKSEILDVKSGNSYKTIQFGPYTWMAENANYKISRSACYDGDTDYCKTYGRLYQSMNADQACPSGFKIPSEADFKYITRFTNSITDPAFGFNPQMSGFCETVNGELQCSRLGKEAYYLTTDFNVFRVNNKSKFDFPEANYSAYYALRCMKTSHFVENDKQLPICDSTTYNSLSNFYVASKGYNYRCNRKKWVEAEDNSCPSAERGEKHYYKDTLFVCRGSWQYATMSDVDVSCTKKNQWEILKLNGQSYICDDSTWRKPSTVETAIGLCTLDSLKKMSAAIDKDNEDTTDYICDSTGWRRAVLTDSIGFCTKKNQWEQKKNYEQDYICKDSTWRKPTTIEAAIGLCTPDSIKKMGAVKTKSDTTEYFCDSTGWRRAVLTDSIGKCTLSRDWEEKKNYGKNYICRDSVWKRATTREDSIGFCTPKRIGKIDSLKSGNSYSSYYCDSTGWRSTVMVDFVGKCESSKFYTTVEYRSTTYVCRPTKKWDILSSTEKSIGICSPKINGKIDTLKSSGTSYICDSTSWRTTNIYDYYGDCDSTKLYTTKTFNDETYGCTNPTKWEKLTHPTSEFGFCMPKLKGTIKTDKSGKDFICDSIWRNATKAEVLGTCDSSKQTLQKSYNSVTYACVNNEWRTLTSLETALGLCTKENLNIIKSKDNVSYICNDTGWAKYTVEQVFGECFYKNEYKTAEFGGYEYVCKHNKWTLIDSIEYALGFCKETSYYKVYEYKGDYYYCSDDEEWEIAPARYALQALDKCTSEKLGKTAMYRGVEYYCSDGDIWYEYTTLDKELGVCHSGIIDKVVEYNGKNYGCAFINGNGQRKYFWREEEEADRLLGFCHGLVKKIIWKEYNGKDYVCDDDEGKWTSSGSMFPMYGSCTSSQTEKLGVTVGLNGQHYYCNTNMNSTSNDLTGWYALQPIDSIKGPCYYDKLGDTLTFEGAHYYCGKNINGYYRWLPATTFFQYYGKCGMANEGKVAEFNGMNLQCYENNWRRDPGDYRSITDSRDGNRYKTIKIGKQEWFAENLKYEIEGSWCGGNINGCNTYGRLYSWDMTIGQPKDAHPTLADIEDPEDLQGVCPKGWRVPSTLDWSILLKECNSADISKTLTGYDSLHTDLCGFSAFPTGYENVFFRNGIDYTEELVTSSTLPAYWSSEQVTDTTATSVVIPSKSNTISATTRKKVYGYPVRCIKK, encoded by the coding sequence ATGCACATTGCGTACAACGCATTCAAAAAGGCATTCTTTTCTTTATGCCTGACACTTCCGTTTTACATAGCCGCTTGCGGTGACGATAGCGACAACAATTCAACCGCAATTATCGAAGACGACGAAGAAGACAACCTCGGTGGCGAAACCTTCAAGGACACCACCATCACGAGCAACCAGTTCAATTCCAACGCGGGCGTTGTCAACATCATCAAGAGCGAAATTCTGGATGTCAAAAGCGGCAACTCCTACAAAACCATCCAATTCGGTCCGTACACGTGGATGGCAGAGAACGCAAACTACAAGATTTCACGCAGTGCATGCTACGACGGGGATACCGACTACTGCAAAACGTACGGACGCTTATACCAGAGCATGAACGCCGACCAGGCTTGCCCCAGCGGGTTCAAAATTCCGTCCGAAGCGGACTTCAAATACATCACGCGCTTCACAAATTCCATTACCGACCCCGCATTTGGCTTCAACCCGCAAATGTCCGGCTTCTGTGAAACGGTCAATGGCGAACTGCAATGTTCCCGCCTCGGCAAAGAGGCATACTACCTCACCACCGATTTCAACGTATTTAGAGTCAACAACAAAAGCAAATTCGACTTTCCCGAAGCAAACTATAGTGCATATTACGCACTCCGTTGCATGAAAACTTCGCACTTTGTCGAAAACGACAAACAGCTCCCGATTTGCGATTCTACCACTTACAATAGCCTCAGCAACTTCTATGTCGCAAGCAAAGGATACAACTACCGCTGCAACCGCAAAAAATGGGTCGAAGCCGAAGACAACTCCTGCCCATCCGCAGAACGTGGCGAAAAGCATTACTACAAAGACACCTTGTTCGTATGCCGCGGTTCCTGGCAATACGCAACCATGAGCGACGTAGACGTGAGCTGCACCAAGAAAAACCAGTGGGAAATCCTCAAGCTCAACGGTCAAAGCTACATCTGCGACGATTCCACATGGCGCAAGCCCTCCACCGTCGAAACGGCAATCGGACTTTGCACGCTCGACAGCTTAAAGAAGATGAGTGCCGCCATCGACAAGGACAACGAAGACACCACGGATTACATCTGCGATTCCACAGGCTGGCGCAGGGCAGTCCTCACAGACTCCATCGGGTTCTGCACCAAGAAAAACCAATGGGAACAAAAGAAAAATTACGAACAGGACTACATCTGCAAAGACTCCACATGGCGTAAGCCGACCACCATCGAAGCCGCCATCGGGCTCTGCACACCCGACAGCATCAAAAAAATGGGCGCTGTCAAAACCAAGAGCGACACCACGGAATACTTCTGCGATTCTACAGGCTGGCGCAGGGCAGTCCTCACAGACTCCATCGGTAAATGCACACTCAGCAGGGATTGGGAAGAGAAAAAGAATTACGGCAAGAACTACATCTGTAGGGATTCCGTCTGGAAACGAGCCACCACGCGCGAAGATTCCATCGGATTCTGCACGCCAAAGCGAATTGGCAAAATCGACTCCCTCAAGAGCGGCAACAGCTACAGCTCTTACTACTGCGATTCCACAGGCTGGCGCAGCACCGTCATGGTAGACTTTGTCGGCAAATGCGAATCTTCAAAGTTCTACACGACCGTCGAATACAGGAGCACAACATACGTTTGCCGCCCCACCAAGAAATGGGACATATTGAGCTCGACCGAAAAGAGCATCGGCATTTGCTCGCCCAAGATCAACGGAAAAATCGACACCTTAAAATCTAGCGGCACAAGCTACATCTGCGATTCCACAAGCTGGCGCACCACTAACATTTACGACTATTACGGCGATTGCGATTCCACCAAGCTCTACACAACAAAAACGTTCAACGACGAGACTTACGGCTGCACGAACCCCACAAAATGGGAAAAACTCACGCACCCCACATCTGAATTCGGATTCTGCATGCCAAAGCTCAAAGGCACCATAAAAACAGACAAATCCGGCAAGGACTTTATCTGCGATAGCATCTGGAGAAACGCGACCAAAGCCGAAGTTCTCGGCACATGCGATTCGAGCAAGCAAACGCTCCAAAAATCGTACAACTCCGTCACGTACGCTTGCGTGAACAACGAATGGCGAACGCTCACCTCATTGGAAACCGCCTTGGGACTATGCACAAAGGAAAATCTAAACATCATAAAGTCAAAGGATAACGTAAGCTACATTTGCAACGATACCGGCTGGGCAAAATACACCGTCGAGCAAGTATTCGGGGAATGCTTTTATAAAAACGAATACAAGACTGCCGAATTTGGCGGCTACGAATACGTTTGTAAGCACAACAAATGGACCTTAATAGACTCCATCGAATACGCCTTGGGATTCTGCAAAGAAACAAGTTACTACAAAGTATATGAATACAAGGGCGATTACTACTATTGCAGCGACGATGAGGAATGGGAAATTGCCCCAGCCAGATACGCCCTACAGGCTCTAGATAAATGCACATCAGAAAAACTCGGCAAAACGGCTATGTACCGCGGGGTAGAGTACTACTGTTCCGATGGCGATATATGGTATGAGTACACAACCTTGGATAAGGAACTTGGCGTATGCCATAGCGGAATCATAGACAAAGTCGTTGAATATAACGGTAAAAATTACGGTTGTGCGTTCATAAATGGCAATGGACAAAGAAAATATTTTTGGCGAGAAGAAGAAGAAGCAGACAGACTTTTAGGATTCTGCCATGGGTTGGTAAAAAAAATAATCTGGAAAGAATACAACGGTAAAGATTACGTTTGCGATGACGATGAAGGCAAATGGACAAGCTCCGGCTCAATGTTCCCCATGTACGGCTCATGCACCTCTAGCCAAACAGAGAAACTAGGTGTTACGGTAGGTTTAAACGGACAGCACTACTATTGCAACACCAACATGAACTCAACATCGAATGATTTGACCGGTTGGTACGCCTTACAGCCCATCGACAGCATCAAAGGACCTTGCTATTACGACAAGCTTGGCGACACGCTGACGTTCGAAGGCGCCCACTATTATTGCGGCAAAAATATCAACGGGTATTACAGATGGCTCCCCGCCACAACGTTTTTCCAGTACTACGGCAAATGCGGAATGGCAAACGAAGGCAAAGTCGCCGAGTTCAACGGAATGAACCTGCAATGCTACGAGAACAATTGGCGCAGAGACCCGGGCGATTACAGGAGCATCACCGACTCCAGAGACGGCAACAGGTACAAGACCATCAAGATTGGCAAGCAGGAATGGTTTGCCGAAAACTTGAAATACGAAATCGAAGGCAGCTGGTGCGGTGGCAACATCAACGGTTGCAATACGTACGGTCGCCTGTACAGTTGGGACATGACCATCGGGCAACCGAAAGACGCACACCCGACATTGGCAGACATCGAAGACCCGGAAGATTTACAAGGCGTTTGTCCGAAAGGCTGGAGAGTCCCCTCGACGCTAGACTGGAGCATCCTCCTCAAGGAATGCAACAGCGCAGACATCAGCAAAACACTGACGGGTTACGATTCATTGCACACGGACCTCTGCGGATTCTCGGCGTTCCCGACAGGCTACGAAAACGTCTTCTTCCGGAACGGAATCGACTACACAGAGGAACTTGTGACAAGCTCAACCCTTCCCGCCTACTGGAGTTCTGAACAAGTGACCGACACAACGGCAACATCAGTGGTGATCCCCAGCAAATCTAACACAATTTCTGCCACCACTAGAAAGAAGGTCTACGGCTACCCCGTCCGTTGCATCAAGAAATAA
- a CDS encoding InlB B-repeat-containing protein, which yields MLILLVSLLAVSTVWAEDPSQETIKYIGWNGEETLTEEFIVLAAASSSSVSSSSGAASSSSSMPEWYVVKGEVFYDCSDFNFAGQRVNLLLMDGAKLTVTNGDEGCAAEFLNLNIYAQSLGDDMGRFEVPSLKVTYAINVLSGAVLTTGNVNATSVCVNNGSVSIGGNVEANSVEFQNGSVSVGGGVVAKKSVEFENGFVSIGGDIKAGAVEFENGSVSVGGGIEAKHVRFYNGTVVVTEGVSAVSDADTVSACIQFASATVRANSYSVSNLCEAKVGNNLLYGDEQGNAYSGTLSAEQLALMAGKTVAPAKWLTFVDGSSVSTKAWIPGVIPSEPTRIWKKFLGWYADKSYKTLFDFTNFESGDFAYAKWENLVNVTYIDGNGQEQTLTEDYTVLVAASSSSVASSSGAASSSSRISSSSGVAPSSSSISSSGSVSSSSNTTEWYVVSGEVSYDCSDFDFTGKDVNLILMDGAKLTVTNSNNEKCAEFESLFIYAQSLGKDMGKFEVSSLNAGYLIVDGGSISIKGSLEADYVTFEKGSVVVDGGIILNEGELTSVNFSGATVKASFYTIPEYSLWISTDLVYGDEQGNAYRSYLSTDQIASMAGKMVAPAKMVKFVDGSSVSEKAWIPGVIPSNPTHIWKKFLGWYTGKSSDDPLFDFTNFQDGDYAYARWENLVEVTYIDEYGVTQTLEDNYTVLVASSPSSSSSGAASSSSIVSSSSSVASSSSNTTGWYVVSGEVLYDCEDFKFSGAEVNLILMDGAKLTVDCNSNEGSAEFGDLNIYAQSLGKNMGEFEVSSLKTDALSVCGGSILIGSSIEADMFEFINGSVIVDGDVVVKESDKDFAAILFAGATVWANSYSIPEGSQYVVMVYPGLVYVDEKGNEYRNTLDADQIALMAGKTLSLAKTITFVDGSSVSEKVWVPGVDPGASTRYLGTFVGWYADKSYQTPFDFTNFESGATAYAKWEDLVEITYIDENGVTQTLTEDYTALVPTSSSSTPGAANSGSSMGVSFTPSDGWYVVSGKMYYNCSDFNFAGKNVNLILMDDAWLTFECNNSEGSAEFGNLTIYAQSLGKKMGGLSLALNDANKKLSLNVADKFVVNGGRIWADAIETSNAEFNKGSVAASGEIVIKETDEDFAGIKLAGATVQASMYIIPGGDKYSIAVAPDLVYVDEPGNAYSETLNAEQIALIAHKNLYPAKMVKFVVDDADEDKPVILGKIPCTPVAKGKKFRWYADKSYQELFDFTNFNSPIAYGLWEDLTEVTYLDENGEEQSVTPDYELVGTECADSELFTNGGWVLVNSEVSYKNNFAFAAPTLHLILADDAKLTVENNTLFENLTIYAQSTGVNQGVFEVNADSYSAIDVDDALTINGGVVKATGEITGIGGSSVKINDGVVKAFGRKQAIYAHGNSLVVNGGTVEAHATGERPESGSGLSSLGNVDINGGTVTATGGYAINANGNVTIAGGKVNATSSIYYSEENCACFGIGSYGSDVYLKGGTVTALAEDGCRGIYADNSKQMTIYLSGATVKASSYNDSILVANDMSYYDDLGNSYTGIIHEEGLLELADKYVYPPALVITKNAEDKMVATLDGNFDKDMPVVITQETTVDEVKFNRGFTAGRYATVMFPFEVYADNLIGAEHIDSFSRMDTVKNDKGVIIRLDAKTLGVWDKPAEAPAKVCDNLVGECDYSTLLKANTPYIVQLEKGHTSLEIRGPVKLVTNEPEFAVRRGDWEFVGVYQYKKWAEGDAELIDGRAIYGFVGVAGDGFVIGDFVRGKAGAYISPLRAYLRYNPLPNVQNVLAVKKVARYNVADWKSASITSELPETITVVREGEDENGGEHTTVIGQINTRSGKFALPRSANREFDLKGRAYGKDARKARGAYYGKKVLKK from the coding sequence GTGTTGATTCTGCTCGTATCGTTGCTTGCCGTTTCAACCGTATGGGCGGAAGATCCTAGCCAAGAGACGATCAAGTATATTGGTTGGAATGGAGAGGAAACGCTTACGGAGGAATTCATTGTACTTGCCGCTGCCAGTTCTAGCAGTGTCTCTAGTTCGAGCGGTGCTGCAAGTAGTTCTAGTAGCATGCCGGAATGGTATGTAGTCAAGGGTGAAGTGTTTTACGATTGTAGCGATTTTAATTTTGCAGGGCAAAGGGTTAACCTCCTTCTTATGGATGGAGCTAAGTTGACTGTTACAAATGGTGATGAAGGATGTGCTGCTGAATTTCTCAATCTTAACATTTATGCTCAAAGCTTGGGCGATGACATGGGCAGATTTGAAGTGCCTTCTTTAAAAGTCACTTATGCTATTAATGTCCTGAGTGGCGCTGTCTTAACAACGGGCAATGTTAATGCGACATCAGTTTGTGTTAATAACGGTTCTGTATCGATAGGTGGCAATGTTGAAGCAAATAGCGTTGAATTCCAAAATGGTTCAGTATCGGTTGGTGGCGGTGTTGTAGCAAAGAAGAGCGTTGAGTTCGAAAATGGTTTTGTATCGATAGGTGGCGATATTAAAGCAGGGGCCGTTGAATTCGAAAATGGTTCTGTATCGGTTGGTGGAGGTATTGAAGCTAAACATGTTCGTTTTTATAATGGAACTGTTGTTGTTACTGAAGGAGTATCTGCTGTAAGTGATGCAGATACCGTTAGTGCTTGTATTCAGTTTGCTAGCGCAACGGTCAGGGCGAATTCGTATTCTGTTTCGAACCTATGTGAAGCGAAGGTTGGGAATAATCTTCTTTATGGGGATGAACAAGGTAATGCGTATAGCGGTACTCTTAGTGCTGAACAGCTTGCATTAATGGCGGGCAAAACGGTTGCCCCTGCGAAATGGCTCACGTTTGTTGATGGCAGCTCTGTGAGTACAAAGGCGTGGATTCCTGGTGTAATTCCTAGCGAACCCACTCGCATTTGGAAGAAGTTCCTCGGGTGGTATGCTGATAAGTCGTATAAGACTCTGTTTGACTTTACGAATTTTGAGAGTGGAGATTTTGCTTATGCCAAGTGGGAGAATTTGGTTAATGTTACTTACATCGATGGAAATGGTCAGGAGCAGACGCTTACGGAAGACTACACTGTACTTGTAGCCGCTAGTTCTAGCAGTGTTGCCAGTTCAAGCGGTGCTGCAAGCAGTTCTAGTAGAATTTCTAGTTCAAGTGGTGTTGCTCCTAGTTCTAGTAGCATTTCTAGTTCAGGTAGCGTTTCTAGTTCTAGCAACACGACGGAATGGTATGTAGTCAGTGGCGAAGTGTCTTATGATTGTAGCGATTTCGATTTTACAGGGAAAGATGTCAATCTCATTCTTATGGATGGAGCGAAGCTGACTGTTACAAATAGCAATAATGAAAAATGCGCTGAATTTGAGAGTTTGTTCATTTATGCTCAAAGTTTGGGCAAAGACATGGGCAAATTTGAAGTGTCTTCTTTAAATGCTGGTTATTTGATCGTTGATGGAGGATCAATCTCAATAAAAGGCTCTCTTGAAGCGGATTATGTTACATTTGAGAAAGGTTCTGTAGTTGTTGATGGTGGAATTATTTTAAATGAGGGTGAATTAACCAGTGTCAATTTTTCTGGCGCAACTGTCAAGGCTAGTTTTTATACAATTCCAGAATATTCATTATGGATTTCGACTGATCTTGTTTATGGTGATGAACAAGGTAATGCGTACCGCAGCTATCTTAGTACAGACCAAATTGCATCAATGGCAGGCAAAATGGTTGCCCCTGCGAAGATGGTCAAGTTTGTTGATGGCAGCTCTGTGAGTGAAAAGGCGTGGATCCCTGGTGTAATTCCTAGCAACCCTACTCACATTTGGAAAAAGTTTCTCGGGTGGTATACCGGCAAGTCTAGTGACGATCCTCTGTTTGACTTTACGAATTTCCAGGATGGAGACTATGCTTATGCCAGGTGGGAAAATTTGGTTGAAGTTACTTACATCGATGAGTACGGCGTAACGCAGACGCTTGAGGATAACTACACTGTACTTGTAGCCTCTAGTCCTAGCTCCAGTTCGAGCGGTGCTGCAAGCAGTTCTAGCATCGTTTCTAGTTCCAGTAGTGTTGCCTCTAGTTCTAGCAACACGACGGGATGGTATGTGGTCAGTGGCGAAGTGCTTTACGATTGTGAAGATTTCAAGTTTAGTGGGGCAGAAGTCAATCTCATTCTTATGGATGGAGCGAAGCTGACTGTTGATTGCAACAGTAATGAAGGCAGTGCTGAATTTGGCGATCTTAACATTTATGCCCAAAGTCTGGGCAAAAATATGGGCGAATTTGAAGTGTCTTCTTTGAAAACAGATGCATTGTCTGTTTGTGGAGGCTCAATTTTGATAGGTAGCTCTATTGAAGCTGATATGTTTGAATTTATTAATGGCTCTGTTATTGTTGATGGAGATGTTGTTGTAAAAGAGAGTGATAAGGATTTTGCTGCTATTTTATTTGCTGGTGCGACGGTCTGGGCTAATTCGTATTCTATTCCAGAAGGGTCCCAGTATGTAGTAATGGTTTACCCCGGTCTTGTTTATGTGGATGAAAAAGGTAATGAGTACCGCAATACTCTTGATGCTGACCAGATTGCATTGATGGCTGGCAAAACGCTTTCTCTTGCCAAAACGATCACGTTTGTTGATGGCAGCTCTGTTAGCGAAAAGGTGTGGGTTCCTGGCGTAGATCCTGGCGCTTCCACTCGTTATTTGGGAACTTTCGTCGGGTGGTATGCCGATAAGTCTTATCAAACCCCGTTTGACTTTACGAATTTCGAAAGTGGTGCTACGGCTTATGCCAAGTGGGAGGATTTGGTTGAAATCACTTACATCGATGAGAACGGCGTAACGCAGACGCTTACAGAAGACTATACTGCACTTGTCCCCACCAGTTCTAGCTCTACTCCAGGCGCCGCTAATTCTGGTAGCTCGATGGGAGTCTCGTTCACGCCATCGGATGGATGGTACGTGGTCAGTGGCAAGATGTATTACAATTGCAGCGATTTCAATTTTGCAGGGAAAAATGTCAATCTCATTCTTATGGATGACGCTTGGCTGACTTTTGAATGCAATAATAGTGAAGGCAGTGCTGAATTTGGCAATCTGACCATTTATGCTCAAAGCCTAGGCAAAAAAATGGGCGGATTGAGTCTTGCTTTAAATGATGCGAATAAGAAACTTTCTTTAAATGTCGCGGATAAGTTTGTTGTAAATGGTGGTAGAATCTGGGCTGACGCTATTGAAACAAGTAATGCTGAATTTAATAAAGGCTCTGTTGCTGCTTCTGGAGAAATTGTTATAAAAGAGACTGATGAGGATTTTGCTGGTATTAAGCTTGCAGGCGCGACGGTCCAGGCTAGTATGTATATTATTCCAGGAGGGGATAAATATTCAATAGCGGTTGCTCCTGATCTTGTTTATGTGGATGAACCAGGTAATGCGTATAGTGAAACTCTTAATGCTGAACAGATTGCATTAATTGCTCACAAAAATCTGTATCCGGCGAAAATGGTCAAGTTTGTTGTTGACGACGCTGATGAGGATAAGCCTGTGATTCTTGGCAAAATTCCTTGCACTCCTGTTGCTAAAGGGAAAAAGTTCAGGTGGTATGCCGACAAGTCTTATCAGGAACTGTTTGACTTTACGAATTTCAATAGTCCTATTGCCTATGGCTTGTGGGAAGATTTGACGGAAGTTACTTACCTTGATGAAAATGGTGAGGAACAGAGCGTCACTCCGGATTACGAGCTTGTCGGTACCGAATGCGCTGATAGTGAATTGTTTACAAACGGTGGTTGGGTCTTGGTCAATAGCGAAGTGTCTTATAAAAACAACTTTGCGTTTGCGGCTCCGACTCTTCACTTGATTCTTGCGGATGACGCCAAGTTGACTGTTGAAAATAATACTTTGTTTGAAAACCTCACCATCTATGCTCAGAGCACGGGCGTAAATCAGGGCGTTTTTGAAGTAAATGCGGATTCTTATTCTGCTATAGATGTTGATGATGCATTGACAATCAATGGCGGCGTTGTTAAGGCTACAGGCGAGATAACCGGTATTGGAGGTAGCTCTGTTAAGATTAATGATGGCGTTGTAAAAGCCTTTGGAAGAAAACAAGCTATTTATGCTCATGGAAATTCTCTGGTGGTCAATGGCGGTACGGTTGAAGCCCATGCTACAGGTGAAAGACCTGAATCTGGATCAGGTCTTTCTTCTCTCGGAAATGTTGACATCAACGGAGGAACCGTTACCGCTACGGGTGGTTACGCTATTAATGCGAACGGGAATGTTACAATTGCCGGCGGTAAAGTCAATGCTACATCTTCAATCTATTATAGCGAAGAAAATTGTGCATGCTTTGGCATCGGCTCCTATGGGAGTGATGTGTATTTGAAGGGCGGTACGGTGACGGCGTTGGCAGAAGATGGTTGCAGGGGTATTTATGCTGACAACTCTAAGCAAATGACAATCTATCTCTCCGGTGCTACGGTCAAGGCCAGTAGCTATAATGACTCCATTTTGGTTGCTAATGACATGAGTTACTACGATGACCTGGGCAACTCTTATACGGGAATCATCCATGAAGAAGGGCTGCTTGAACTTGCTGACAAGTATGTGTATCCCCCTGCCCTTGTGATTACGAAGAATGCAGAAGATAAGATGGTTGCTACGCTTGACGGTAATTTCGACAAGGATATGCCTGTTGTCATTACTCAGGAAACTACGGTGGATGAAGTCAAATTCAATAGAGGCTTTACCGCTGGCAGATATGCAACGGTCATGTTCCCGTTCGAGGTCTATGCGGATAACTTGATTGGCGCTGAGCATATTGATTCATTCTCGAGAATGGACACTGTTAAGAATGATAAGGGCGTGATTATAAGGCTCGATGCTAAAACGCTCGGTGTTTGGGATAAGCCTGCTGAAGCTCCGGCTAAGGTTTGTGACAATCTTGTCGGAGAATGCGATTACAGTACGCTTCTCAAGGCAAATACGCCTTATATTGTGCAACTGGAGAAGGGTCACACGTCTCTTGAAATTCGTGGTCCTGTGAAACTTGTAACAAATGAGCCTGAATTTGCGGTCAGAAGAGGCGACTGGGAATTTGTCGGTGTGTACCAGTACAAGAAATGGGCTGAAGGCGATGCTGAGCTGATTGATGGTCGTGCCATTTATGGGTTTGTCGGTGTCGCTGGTGATGGCTTTGTTATTGGTGATTTTGTCAGAGGGAAGGCTGGTGCTTATATCAGTCCCTTGCGCGCTTACTTGAGATACAATCCGCTGCCGAATGTGCAAAATGTGCTGGCAGTCAAGAAGGTTGCCCGTTACAATGTTGCCGATTGGAAGAGTGCTTCTATTACAAGCGAATTGCCTGAAACGATTACCGTGGTCCGTGAAGGCGAAGATGAAAACGGTGGCGAACATACAACGGTCATCGGACAGATCAATACCCGCTCGGGCAAGTTTGCATTGCCGCGCTCCGCTAACCGTGAGTTCGACTTGAAGGGACGTGCTTACGGCAAGGATGCTCGCAAGGCTCGTGGCGCCTACTATGGCAAGAAGGTTTTAAAGAAATAA
- a CDS encoding UbiX family flavin prenyltransferase, giving the protein MSHFVLGVTGASGSIYATRTAMYLQRFLHEVTLIVTHPGKQVLEYEGQSALFDYCKDVCNVDDSFAECASGSSDIAGMAVVPCSMGTLGRIAAGTSDNLLVRAADVCLKERRPLVIVPREMPYNLIHIENMKRVTLAGAVVISASPQFYSKPQSIEELVDTVVAKILKHLGVSASQVATVAKTWNGDSRSPEQVRGKLKRE; this is encoded by the coding sequence ATGAGCCACTTTGTGCTTGGAGTGACGGGCGCAAGCGGCAGCATTTATGCGACCCGTACGGCGATGTACTTGCAGCGTTTTCTTCATGAGGTGACGCTCATCGTGACGCACCCAGGCAAACAGGTGCTCGAGTACGAGGGCCAAAGTGCGCTTTTCGACTATTGCAAAGACGTGTGCAACGTGGATGATTCTTTTGCGGAATGCGCGAGCGGTTCTAGCGATATTGCGGGCATGGCGGTGGTGCCGTGTTCCATGGGAACGCTCGGGCGCATTGCGGCTGGGACTTCGGATAACTTACTTGTGCGTGCGGCGGATGTTTGCCTCAAGGAACGCCGCCCGCTTGTGATTGTGCCGCGCGAGATGCCGTACAACTTGATCCACATCGAGAATATGAAGCGAGTGACTTTGGCGGGCGCGGTCGTGATTTCGGCGTCGCCGCAGTTCTACAGCAAGCCGCAAAGCATCGAGGAGCTTGTGGATACCGTCGTCGCGAAAATCCTAAAGCACTTGGGCGTGAGCGCGTCGCAGGTGGCAACCGTCGCGAAAACGTGGAATGGAGATTCCCGCTCCCCGGAACAAGTCCGGGGCAAGCTCAAGCGGGAATGA
- a CDS encoding 4-hydroxybenzoate octaprenyltransferase has protein sequence MNKILEFTHLVRLSHSLFAMPFAIGSMWVAANGFRDMSAFETARIIVLIVLCMVTARNSAMSFNRIADAKFDAENPRTAKRHLPSGRLSRKSVIAFLALNGVLFVVFAALLKPLAGLLAFPVWLLLLSYSYWKRFSWLCHWFLGFAIGMSPLGAWIAVRGEFAVFPIFLLFILMLWMGGFDIIYATQDIEIDRKQGLHSVPARFGLEKSLRIALASHLAMLVLCVVFGIFWNMGWIWWTITGLMTAAIVYIHLFRKSNDLDAMNRDFFLANVAISALVMVGLIVWICMGGDVNALY, from the coding sequence ATGAATAAAATCCTTGAATTTACACATCTTGTCCGTTTGAGCCATTCGCTGTTTGCGATGCCGTTTGCGATTGGTTCCATGTGGGTTGCGGCAAACGGTTTCCGCGATATGAGCGCTTTTGAAACCGCCCGCATTATCGTGCTCATTGTGCTTTGCATGGTGACCGCCCGTAACAGCGCCATGAGCTTTAATCGCATTGCAGACGCCAAGTTCGATGCGGAGAATCCGCGGACGGCAAAGCGCCATTTGCCCTCTGGGCGCCTGAGCCGCAAGTCGGTGATTGCGTTCCTTGCGTTGAACGGCGTTTTGTTCGTGGTGTTCGCGGCACTTTTGAAACCCCTCGCTGGCTTGCTTGCGTTCCCGGTGTGGTTATTGCTGCTCTCGTATTCGTACTGGAAGCGTTTTAGTTGGCTTTGCCATTGGTTCCTTGGTTTTGCGATTGGCATGAGCCCGCTTGGCGCCTGGATTGCCGTTCGCGGTGAATTTGCCGTGTTCCCGATATTCCTCCTGTTCATTCTGATGCTCTGGATGGGCGGCTTTGACATCATTTACGCCACGCAGGACATTGAAATTGACCGCAAGCAGGGCTTGCATTCTGTACCCGCTCGCTTTGGCCTAGAAAAGTCATTGCGCATTGCGCTGGCGAGCCATTTGGCGATGCTTGTGCTTTGTGTGGTGTTCGGCATTTTCTGGAACATGGGCTGGATTTGGTGGACAATTACAGGGCTCATGACTGCTGCTATAGTTTACATCCACCTGTTCCGAAAGTCGAATGACCTGGATGCCATGAACCGCGACTTTTTCCTTGCGAACGTGGCTATTAGCGCGCTCGTGATGGTGGGGCTCATTGTCTGGATTTGCATGGGAGGTGACGTCAATGCCCTTTATTAA